The Thalassolituus oleivorans MIL-1 genome includes the window AAACAAGTGAAAGGATTGCAACCGTATATATTAAAAGATTACCAGGGATAAACCAGGCGACTAGCAGTGGAAGTGCTGCACCGACTGTAAAGGTTCCTGCGGAGTAAAAAGCCGCTTGAATAGGTTGCGCATTTACATTTTCAGATATACCGATCTCATCTCTTGCATGTGCCCCCAAAGCATCATGAGCCATTAGCTGTTTTGCAACTTCTGCCGCTAAATCAGGCTCAAGTCCTCTGCCTTCATATATCTTCGATAGTTCATTTAACTCAAACGTAAAATCTTGCTCTAGAGACTTTTTTTCAAGCGCCAAATCGGCATTCTCTGTATCTGATTGGGAACTAACAGATACATACTCACCAGCAGCCATCGACATTGCGCCAGCAACTAACCCAGCGATCCCGGCAAGGAGGATGTTTTCTTGAGTGGCACTAGCAACAGCGAAACCAATAATGAGACTGGCAGTAGAAACAATGCCGTCATTGGCACCCAATACAGCTGCCCTTAGCCACCCTACTCGGTCTGAACGGTGTAATTCTTTGTTACTCATGCTTGCCTCTTTTATTTTAAAATTATCGATTTAATAGGT containing:
- a CDS encoding VIT1/CCC1 transporter family protein — translated: MSNKELHRSDRVGWLRAAVLGANDGIVSTASLIIGFAVASATQENILLAGIAGLVAGAMSMAAGEYVSVSSQSDTENADLALEKKSLEQDFTFELNELSKIYEGRGLEPDLAAEVAKQLMAHDALGAHARDEIGISENVNAQPIQAAFYSAGTFTVGAALPLLVAWFIPGNLLIYTVAILSLVFLALLGGLAARAGGASITVGASRVAFWGALAMALTAGVGRLFGVAT